The window CGGCGTCGGCCTGCCCGAAGCGCGCGCGCTGTTCGGCGGCTTGCTCGGCCTGCCGGCTGCCCAGGTGGTGGTCGACAGCAGTGCCAGCCTGTCGCTGATGCACGACGTGATCGTCTACGCACTGTTGAACGGCGTGCCGGGCGGACAGCCCTGGGTTGGTCAGCAACCGGTGTTTCTGTGCCCGGTGCCCGGCTACGACCGTCATTTCTCGATCTGCGAAGCGCGCGGCATCAAGATGATCAACGTGCCGCTCAACGACGACGGACCGGACATGGACATCGTCGAGCAGCTCGTGGCGACCGACGCCAGCATCAAGGGCATGTGGTGCGTGCCCAAGTACAGCAACCCGTCCGGCACGGTGTATTCGGATGAGGTGGTGCGCCGCCTGGCCGCCATGAAGACGGCCGCGCCGGACTTCCGCCTGATGTGGGACGACGCCTATCGCTTTCATCATCTGACGGACGAGAACGTGCGGATTGCCGAGATCATCGCCGAATGCGCCAGCGCCGGCAATCCGGACCGGGCGATCGTGTTCGCATCGACCTCGAAGGTGAGCTGGGCTGGGTCGGGTATTGCCGCGCTTGCATCGTCGCCGGCCAATATCGCCTGGTGGACGCGCCACGCGGGCATCCGCAGCATCGGCCCGGACAAGATCAACCAGCTGCGCCATGTGCGCCTGCTCAAGGATGTGGCCACCGTTGAGGCGCTGATGACGCGCCACGCGGCGCTGCTCAAGCCCAAGTTCGACGCGGTGCTGGCGCAGTTCAGCGCGCAGCTGGGCGATGTGGCGGGGGTGTCGTGGACGGTGCCGAAGGGCGGGTATTTCATCGATCTGGTGACGCCGCCGGGTGCGGCGAAGAAGACGATCGCGCTGGCGAAGGAAGCAGGGATTACGCTCACGCCGGCTGGCGCTGCGTATCCGTACGGGGTCGATCCCGAGGACAGCCATATCCGGATTGCGCCGAGTTTTCCGTCGTTGCTGGAGATTACCCAGGCGGCCG of the Massilia violaceinigra genome contains:
- a CDS encoding aminotransferase class I/II-fold pyridoxal phosphate-dependent enzyme — translated: MTTATHSAQAQYDLFRQRGLKLDMSRGKPAPEQLDLSNDLLDALPGFSAADGTDARNYGLGVGLPEARALFGGLLGLPAAQVVVDSSASLSLMHDVIVYALLNGVPGGQPWVGQQPVFLCPVPGYDRHFSICEARGIKMINVPLNDDGPDMDIVEQLVATDASIKGMWCVPKYSNPSGTVYSDEVVRRLAAMKTAAPDFRLMWDDAYRFHHLTDENVRIAEIIAECASAGNPDRAIVFASTSKVSWAGSGIAALASSPANIAWWTRHAGIRSIGPDKINQLRHVRLLKDVATVEALMTRHAALLKPKFDAVLAQFSAQLGDVAGVSWTVPKGGYFIDLVTPPGAAKKTIALAKEAGITLTPAGAAYPYGVDPEDSHIRIAPSFPSLLEITQAAEGIALALKVAVAG